In a single window of the Candidatus Celerinatantimonas neptuna genome:
- the truA gene encoding tRNA pseudouridine synthase A, with amino-acid sequence MRIALGIEYDGSKYFGWQRQQEVVSVQQYVEGALSKIADQPVEIFCAGRTDAGVHATGQVVHFNVDCQRRMAAWTLGVNSHLPEDIAVRWAKVVASDFHARFSATARQYRYIIYNSPYRGAILGHGVSHYHSHLNETLMHQAGQCLLGEHDFTSFRAVQCQSRSPFRYVHYLNVVRKGDFVIIDIKANAFVHHMVRNIAGSLIEVGQGKHSPEWIEEVLALKDRTKAAATAKAQGLYLVAVDYPASFAIPESEPGPLFYTP; translated from the coding sequence ATGCGAATTGCTTTAGGCATTGAGTATGATGGCTCAAAATATTTTGGTTGGCAGCGCCAACAAGAAGTAGTTTCTGTTCAGCAGTATGTGGAAGGCGCGTTATCAAAAATAGCAGATCAACCTGTTGAAATTTTTTGTGCCGGGCGGACTGATGCCGGTGTTCATGCGACAGGGCAAGTGGTCCATTTTAATGTGGATTGTCAGCGGCGTATGGCTGCCTGGACTTTAGGTGTTAATTCTCACCTTCCTGAAGATATTGCTGTGAGATGGGCGAAAGTCGTCGCATCAGATTTTCATGCACGCTTTTCGGCTACGGCTCGTCAGTATCGCTATATTATCTATAATTCTCCATATCGTGGTGCCATATTGGGCCACGGTGTTAGTCATTATCACTCCCACTTGAATGAAACATTGATGCATCAGGCAGGGCAATGTCTTTTAGGAGAACATGATTTTACATCATTTAGGGCTGTGCAATGTCAAAGTCGTAGCCCTTTTCGCTATGTTCATTATTTAAATGTGGTACGTAAAGGTGATTTTGTTATCATCGATATTAAAGCGAATGCATTTGTACATCATATGGTGCGAAATATTGCAGGGAGTTTAATCGAAGTCGGGCAAGGGAAACATTCACCTGAGTGGATTGAAGAAGTGCTCGCTTTGAAGGACCGAACCAAAGCTGCAGCAACAGCTAAAGCTCAGGGGTTATATTTAGTCGCGGTTGATTATCCCGCTTCTTTTGCAATTCCTGAGTCAGAACCAGGGCCACTGTTTTATACACCATGA
- the usg gene encoding USG-1 protein, with protein MTIAVLGATSLLGKALIESYVARNSDYEGLIALESVQEDGSFEVAGQSFELVHPDNFDWSLSQVVVGCDQTLVEKYADQISSLGGILLNATAASIVGSIPTLSVSDEQWAGAQGVYQVPCSSTLMVARLLQRLELEVGIDKVHISALLSVAHQGQPGIDELAGQTARLLNGLAIESDVFDKQVAFNLLTVSSDSESIAEQVEQQLPLLFRESEPSISAHSVYTPIFYGEMALVSIECLSAVSAAFCSEIWQELEGVELDDGQNLTLVTDLNRHPVVCVSQVRHSEQQPNEVKFCVQADSIKACMIPYIEERIEFIRGF; from the coding sequence ATGACAATTGCAGTGTTGGGGGCGACATCATTACTTGGTAAAGCATTGATTGAAAGTTATGTTGCTCGCAATAGTGATTATGAAGGTCTGATCGCTTTAGAGTCAGTTCAGGAAGATGGATCGTTTGAAGTTGCAGGGCAATCGTTTGAACTTGTTCATCCTGATAACTTTGACTGGAGTTTATCTCAGGTTGTTGTTGGTTGTGATCAAACGCTGGTTGAAAAGTATGCCGACCAAATTAGTTCGCTTGGTGGAATTTTATTGAATGCTACAGCTGCATCGATTGTTGGTAGTATTCCAACATTAAGTGTTTCAGATGAGCAATGGGCTGGAGCACAAGGTGTATATCAAGTTCCCTGTTCATCTACTTTAATGGTGGCTAGACTTTTGCAACGTCTAGAGTTAGAGGTTGGTATTGATAAAGTGCATATAAGTGCATTACTATCTGTTGCCCATCAGGGACAGCCAGGTATTGATGAATTAGCAGGGCAAACAGCCCGGTTGCTGAATGGACTGGCAATTGAATCGGATGTATTTGATAAACAAGTTGCTTTTAATTTATTAACTGTGTCATCTGATTCCGAATCTATTGCTGAACAGGTAGAGCAACAACTGCCACTTTTGTTTCGGGAGTCAGAGCCGAGTATTAGTGCACATAGTGTGTATACGCCGATTTTTTATGGGGAAATGGCGTTGGTTTCGATTGAATGTTTATCTGCTGTATCGGCTGCTTTTTGTAGTGAAATATGGCAGGAACTTGAAGGGGTTGAATTAGATGATGGACAGAATTTGACATTGGTTACTGATTTGAATCGGCACCCGGTCGTTTGTGTCAGTCAGGTGAGGCATAGTGAACAGCAACCAAACGAAGTGAAATTTTGTGTTCAGGCTGATTCAATTAAGGCGTGTATGATTCCATATATTGAAGAGCGAATTGAATTTATCAGAGGCTTTTAA
- the pdxB gene encoding Erythronate-4-phosphate dehydrogenase codes for MSQETLTLLVDENMPFAPELLSPYGRVITRPGRQLSADDLVDVDVLMVRSVTAVNQSLLSKANQLKFVGTATIGTDHIDQLLLTQRGIRFASAPGCNRIAVGEYVITSLLAAAEFRGESLAKKRLAVVGSGNTGSAVAQRAIVMGMDVIRYDPPLEKSGDTCWDYCDFGSVLKADVISLHVPLISDGPNPTYHLFNEQVLRKLRPEQILVNACRGEVVDNHALLKLCQEQLAPLLIWDVWEHEPDVLSELVPYPFITTPHIAGYSIDGKMRGTRMITEALCQYFKYPYDDLSSSFLPNAPFCSIEINDILSELSIGQLTRLIYNIFADDRRFRRDGLTREGFDQLRKNYPQRREFATLSIKGEPDPRLVGLGFTLDSTNN; via the coding sequence ATGTCTCAAGAAACGTTAACATTATTAGTTGATGAGAATATGCCATTTGCACCCGAATTGCTGTCTCCTTATGGTCGAGTGATAACCCGCCCCGGACGTCAATTAAGTGCTGATGATTTAGTTGATGTAGATGTATTAATGGTTCGTTCAGTGACCGCTGTAAACCAGTCATTGCTTTCTAAAGCAAATCAATTGAAGTTTGTCGGTACTGCAACTATTGGCACTGACCATATCGATCAATTGCTGTTAACGCAGCGAGGTATTAGATTCGCCAGCGCTCCCGGGTGTAATCGGATTGCAGTTGGGGAGTATGTCATTACAAGTTTACTTGCTGCTGCTGAGTTTAGAGGCGAGTCTCTTGCTAAAAAACGTCTGGCTGTCGTTGGAAGTGGTAATACGGGGAGTGCCGTTGCACAAAGGGCAATAGTAATGGGGATGGATGTTATTCGTTATGACCCGCCTTTAGAAAAATCAGGTGATACATGTTGGGACTATTGTGATTTTGGAAGTGTTCTTAAAGCTGATGTGATTAGTTTGCATGTGCCGCTAATATCTGATGGTCCGAATCCGACATATCATCTTTTTAATGAACAGGTACTACGAAAGCTTCGTCCTGAGCAAATATTGGTAAATGCATGCCGGGGTGAGGTTGTTGATAATCATGCTTTATTAAAGCTATGTCAGGAACAGTTAGCTCCTTTACTTATATGGGATGTTTGGGAACATGAACCTGATGTATTATCTGAATTAGTTCCTTATCCTTTTATTACTACGCCACATATTGCCGGATACAGTATCGATGGAAAAATGAGAGGTACCCGGATGATTACGGAAGCATTATGTCAATATTTCAAGTACCCTTACGATGATTTATCCAGTAGTTTTTTACCTAATGCTCCTTTTTGTTCTATTGAGATCAATGATATTTTATCTGAGTTGTCTATCGGACAATTAACACGCCTTATCTATAATATATTTGCTGATGATCGGCGTTTTCGCAGAGATGGACTAACCCGGGAAGGATTTGATCAATTGAGAAAAAATTATCCGCAACGGCGCGAATTTGCCACATTATCAATAAAAGGCGAACCGGATCCTAGGTTGGTTGGCTTAGGTTTTACATTAGATTCAACAAATAATTAA
- the fabB gene encoding 3-oxoacyl-[acyl-carrier-protein] synthase 1: protein MKRAVITGVGIISSIGNNKEEVLDALKTGRSGITHSEQFEEMKLRSQVWGDLKIDPSEHINRKVFRFMGDAAAYSYIAMQQAIDDAKLPEELVSSDRTGLIVGSGGASSKNQVEAADILREKGVKRVGPYMVPRTMSSTTSACLATPFHIRGVNYSMSSACATSSHCIGNALEQIQLGKQDIVFAGGGEELHWALAMEFDAMGALSTKYNDAASQASRTYDANRDGFVISGGGGIVVVEELEHALARGAKIYAEIVGYGATSDGYDMVAPSGEGAVRCMRQAMQGLEEPIDYLNTHGTSTVVGDVKELEAVREVFGESSPLISSTKSQTGHALGAAGVHETIYSLIMMENGFVSPSINIADLDEKAQGLNIVCNQAKTAQLNQVMSNSFGFGGTNATLVFRRYSK, encoded by the coding sequence ATGAAAAGAGCAGTAATCACCGGTGTGGGTATTATATCCAGTATCGGTAACAATAAAGAAGAAGTACTCGATGCATTGAAGACCGGTCGGTCAGGAATTACGCATTCTGAGCAATTCGAAGAGATGAAGTTGCGAAGTCAGGTTTGGGGAGACCTCAAAATTGACCCGAGCGAACATATCAATCGAAAAGTTTTCCGTTTTATGGGAGATGCGGCTGCTTATTCCTATATTGCTATGCAACAGGCGATTGATGATGCCAAGTTGCCTGAAGAGCTGGTGTCTTCAGACCGGACTGGATTGATTGTCGGATCAGGTGGTGCGTCATCTAAAAATCAGGTCGAGGCGGCGGATATATTACGTGAGAAAGGTGTTAAGCGGGTTGGCCCTTACATGGTTCCAAGAACCATGTCTAGTACTACATCGGCTTGTCTTGCAACACCATTTCATATCCGTGGTGTGAATTATTCGATGAGTTCTGCGTGTGCAACGTCATCCCATTGTATTGGTAATGCGCTCGAGCAAATTCAGTTAGGAAAACAGGATATTGTTTTCGCGGGTGGTGGTGAAGAGCTTCATTGGGCTTTGGCGATGGAATTCGATGCCATGGGCGCTTTATCGACTAAATATAATGATGCTGCAAGTCAGGCTTCGCGGACGTATGATGCTAACCGAGACGGTTTTGTGATTTCTGGCGGTGGCGGTATTGTTGTGGTTGAAGAGCTTGAACATGCATTGGCTCGGGGCGCAAAAATTTATGCTGAAATTGTCGGTTATGGAGCAACTTCTGATGGTTATGATATGGTTGCGCCATCGGGCGAAGGGGCTGTGCGGTGTATGCGTCAGGCGATGCAGGGATTAGAAGAACCGATTGATTATCTGAATACACATGGAACGTCAACTGTGGTGGGGGATGTCAAAGAGCTGGAAGCGGTTCGTGAAGTTTTTGGTGAATCAAGCCCGCTGATTAGTTCAACCAAGTCTCAGACAGGCCATGCTCTGGGGGCTGCCGGAGTCCATGAGACTATATATTCTCTGATTATGATGGAAAATGGATTTGTTTCTCCATCAATTAACATTGCTGATCTGGATGAGAAAGCTCAGGGGTTGAATATTGTTTGCAATCAGGCTAAAACGGCTCAGCTTAATCAGGTGATGTCGAATAGTTTTGGCTTTGGTGGAACGAATGCAACTTTAGTTTTCCGTCGTTATTCAAAATAA
- the mnmC gene encoding tRNA 5-methylaminomethyl-2-thiouridine biosynthesis bifunctional protein MnmC: MVKSIHTAQIEWNHLGLPVAHQFDDVYFSNNNGLEETRYVFLTQNKLIQRWQQKKWQRFVIAESGFGSGLNFLATWQLFSQIDHTIAPYYLHFITFEKYPLKKGDLKQTLSHWPELNHYAEELLYSYPEIFHPGCQRLQFAEGRITLDIWFGDIHESLNHLHTTEQGLVDCWFLDGFAPSKNPQMWSQELFNSMARVSRQQATFATFTAAGFVRRGLQQAGFNVQKVPGFGRKREMICGQLSPTATPSTQSAPWYSRPINTPTQSVAIIGAGIAGASVSWALSKRGIKHSLFEQETHPAQAASGNRQGAIYPLLDDSQSPLSDFFIAAFCYNRHLIHQLEHMGYTIHHDWCGVFQLSYNERSSKRLLRLANANWPDRLATWVDSAQASKLAGLPLEYSGVFYPLGGWATPADIARAMLNASEKSGCLTSHYGYHLTNWKSDETHFELQFKAHPTQTFSHIILCNGHNITSFDTTQSLPVTPVRGQVTHLETNVNISNLKSVLCYNGYMTPALNKSHCLGATHQRDQYHKALDQQDTQNNIESLQRCISQPWNQNISPDNSVGRASVRAVVRDHLPLAGPLPYIPELIDKYPQIHTPALKQSAPALPIIQGAYILAGLGSRGVTSAPLLGEIIASEITNTPQPVNQTILDALHPGRFWIRRLLRGQPVQKQE, from the coding sequence TTGGTCAAATCAATCCATACAGCCCAAATCGAGTGGAACCATCTTGGCCTTCCCGTCGCTCATCAATTTGATGACGTTTATTTTTCAAATAACAATGGCCTCGAGGAAACACGCTATGTTTTCCTTACCCAAAATAAACTCATACAACGCTGGCAACAGAAGAAATGGCAACGTTTTGTGATTGCCGAATCAGGATTTGGAAGCGGACTAAACTTTCTTGCCACATGGCAATTATTCAGCCAGATTGATCACACAATAGCCCCATATTATCTACATTTTATTACTTTTGAAAAATATCCTCTCAAAAAAGGTGATCTAAAACAAACTCTCAGCCACTGGCCAGAACTAAATCATTATGCAGAAGAGCTCCTTTATAGCTATCCTGAAATTTTTCATCCTGGCTGCCAACGATTACAGTTTGCAGAAGGGCGAATCACACTGGATATCTGGTTTGGCGATATTCACGAATCACTTAACCACCTGCATACTACCGAACAAGGCCTTGTTGATTGTTGGTTTCTCGATGGTTTCGCTCCGAGCAAAAACCCACAGATGTGGTCTCAGGAATTATTTAACTCTATGGCCAGAGTAAGTAGGCAACAAGCCACTTTCGCTACATTTACAGCAGCAGGCTTTGTCCGTCGGGGCTTACAACAAGCTGGTTTTAATGTCCAGAAGGTTCCGGGGTTCGGCCGTAAAAGAGAGATGATCTGTGGTCAATTATCACCAACAGCAACACCATCTACACAGTCAGCCCCATGGTATAGCAGGCCCATTAACACACCGACACAATCTGTTGCGATTATTGGCGCAGGAATTGCCGGAGCCAGTGTCAGTTGGGCTCTATCTAAACGCGGAATCAAACACTCACTGTTTGAACAGGAAACTCACCCTGCCCAGGCAGCATCAGGAAACCGTCAGGGCGCAATATATCCTTTACTTGATGACAGCCAAAGCCCATTAAGTGATTTTTTCATTGCCGCATTTTGCTATAACCGACACCTAATCCATCAATTAGAGCATATGGGGTACACCATTCATCACGATTGGTGTGGTGTTTTTCAACTTAGTTATAACGAAAGATCATCAAAACGCTTACTCAGATTAGCCAACGCGAACTGGCCCGATCGATTAGCCACTTGGGTCGATAGTGCTCAAGCGAGTAAATTAGCAGGCCTGCCTCTGGAATATTCAGGGGTATTCTATCCTCTGGGAGGCTGGGCGACGCCTGCTGACATTGCCAGAGCGATGCTAAACGCCTCAGAAAAATCAGGTTGTCTCACAAGCCATTATGGCTATCACCTTACAAACTGGAAATCAGACGAGACACACTTCGAGCTCCAATTTAAGGCTCATCCAACCCAAACATTTTCGCATATTATTCTTTGTAACGGACACAATATTACATCATTCGATACCACACAAAGTTTGCCGGTCACACCGGTTCGGGGTCAGGTCACCCACTTAGAAACCAATGTGAACATCAGCAATCTAAAATCTGTCCTTTGTTACAATGGCTACATGACCCCTGCTCTTAACAAAAGTCACTGCTTAGGGGCAACCCATCAAAGGGACCAATACCATAAAGCCCTTGATCAACAAGATACTCAAAACAATATCGAATCGCTTCAACGATGTATTTCTCAACCCTGGAATCAGAATATCTCCCCAGACAACTCGGTTGGACGAGCTTCAGTACGTGCTGTCGTACGTGATCATCTTCCATTAGCAGGCCCTTTACCCTATATCCCAGAACTTATTGATAAATACCCTCAAATTCATACACCAGCCCTTAAGCAATCTGCACCGGCTTTACCCATTATACAAGGAGCGTATATTCTGGCAGGTCTGGGCTCTAGAGGCGTCACCAGTGCTCCATTGCTAGGGGAAATCATTGCCAGTGAAATAACCAATACGCCCCAGCCGGTAAACCAAACCATTTTGGATGCATTGCATCCGGGACGTTTTTGGATTCGACGTCTTTTACGGGGTCAGCCGGTACAAAAGCAGGAATAA
- the cheB_2 gene encoding Protein-glutamate methylesterase/protein-glutamine glutaminase — translation MTLPILICDDSKFAQKQMARALPEHWDVSVSFASDGVEGLEKIHNGEGELVFLDLNMPNLDGYGVLETIQKEDLPALVIVVSGDIQPQAHTRVTKLGALDFIKKPTNKKVIQEILQRYGILTEHELKEPEKSAPEAPPPEPKNADTSPAPITSSSADEIDHRDEYQEIANVAMGRAADLLARMLGAFVVLPIPNVNILAVSELHMALGAVADDESISAVCQGYIGAGICGEALLLFHDSSFEDLAQLMRYEGQLDDAGQLEVLMDVANILIGACLKGIADQLDMNFSQGHPVVLGQHTNINELIESTTRRWKRQTLAIEINYAIENHNIKCDLLLLFTEDSLPTLNNKLIYMMEGSEA, via the coding sequence ATGACTTTACCTATTTTAATTTGTGATGATTCTAAATTTGCCCAGAAGCAAATGGCCAGAGCACTCCCCGAACACTGGGATGTATCCGTCAGCTTCGCATCTGATGGAGTCGAGGGCCTGGAGAAAATTCATAACGGCGAAGGTGAATTGGTATTTCTTGATCTGAATATGCCGAATTTAGATGGATATGGTGTCTTAGAAACGATTCAAAAAGAAGACCTCCCTGCCCTTGTTATCGTGGTCTCTGGTGATATTCAGCCTCAGGCTCACACCCGCGTGACAAAACTGGGAGCGCTGGATTTTATAAAGAAACCAACCAATAAAAAGGTGATCCAGGAAATTCTGCAACGCTATGGTATTTTGACAGAGCATGAACTCAAAGAACCTGAAAAATCTGCACCAGAAGCTCCACCCCCAGAACCTAAAAATGCGGACACTTCCCCGGCCCCTATAACATCATCATCCGCCGATGAAATCGATCATCGCGACGAGTATCAGGAAATTGCAAACGTTGCTATGGGCCGGGCTGCGGACCTCTTGGCAAGAATGTTAGGCGCTTTTGTCGTATTACCCATTCCAAACGTCAATATCCTGGCCGTCAGCGAACTGCACATGGCCCTTGGTGCCGTTGCCGACGATGAATCCATCTCAGCCGTCTGCCAGGGATATATTGGTGCGGGTATTTGTGGCGAGGCCTTACTCCTTTTCCATGATTCGAGCTTTGAAGATCTGGCTCAACTCATGCGCTATGAAGGCCAACTTGATGATGCCGGACAGCTCGAAGTTTTAATGGATGTTGCAAATATTCTTATTGGAGCCTGTCTAAAAGGCATTGCAGACCAGCTTGATATGAATTTTTCTCAAGGGCATCCGGTTGTTCTCGGCCAGCATACCAATATCAATGAATTGATTGAATCAACAACCCGACGCTGGAAACGCCAGACATTGGCCATTGAAATCAATTACGCCATTGAGAATCACAATATTAAATGTGACCTACTACTTTTATTTACTGAAGACTCATTACCCACCTTAAACAATAAACTAATCTACATGATGGAAGGGAGTGAAGCATGA
- the rhaR_3 gene encoding HTH-type transcriptional activator RhaR codes for MQIMNESNEQFQYLSCPHIKGITVLKAKMQTFSYDRHAHEEYCLGVTLKGRQDFFNAGQYYRSQVGNIIIFNPEDVHDGHAGNDGSLEYKMLYIPPEKLVPMIRAISTNMTPDRLHLNHTVHHAPRLRNQILHLSMILSSPDYSQLEQETGLIQIAESMAKLAGCSPILEPSRRIDTLLLKAKEFIHHHLEQPITIDDICHEANLSKYHFIRMFKAQFGITPHQYVINCRINQAKKALEQGVQTSMAAQQTGFSDLSHLSRRFKGVFAMSPRQYQQQFTQ; via the coding sequence ATGCAGATTATGAACGAATCAAACGAACAATTTCAATATCTGTCTTGCCCTCATATCAAAGGCATCACTGTATTAAAGGCAAAGATGCAAACATTTTCATACGACAGACATGCTCACGAAGAATATTGCTTGGGAGTGACGTTAAAAGGCCGACAAGATTTTTTCAATGCCGGTCAATATTACCGGAGCCAGGTTGGCAATATCATTATTTTCAACCCGGAAGATGTCCATGATGGACATGCTGGCAATGATGGGTCATTGGAATATAAAATGCTCTATATCCCGCCCGAAAAGTTGGTTCCAATGATTCGGGCCATCAGCACAAACATGACACCTGACAGGTTACATTTGAATCATACCGTTCATCATGCCCCAAGGCTGAGAAATCAGATCCTTCATCTAAGCATGATTCTTTCATCACCAGACTACTCTCAATTAGAGCAAGAAACAGGATTAATCCAGATCGCCGAATCTATGGCCAAACTCGCAGGCTGTTCTCCCATATTGGAACCATCACGCCGGATTGATACTTTATTGCTCAAAGCCAAAGAATTTATCCATCATCATTTAGAACAACCCATTACAATAGACGACATCTGCCACGAAGCAAACTTATCCAAATACCATTTTATTCGGATGTTTAAAGCACAATTTGGAATTACCCCTCATCAATATGTCATTAATTGCAGGATTAATCAGGCAAAAAAAGCACTTGAGCAAGGTGTGCAAACCAGTATGGCCGCACAACAAACTGGCTTTTCAGACCTTAGCCATCTAAGCCGCAGATTCAAAGGCGTGTTTGCCATGAGTCCCAGACAATATCAACAACAGTTCACACAATAA
- the gltC_2 gene encoding HTH-type transcriptional regulator GltC → MINAEITFRKLEIFLCYMEQETIGRTAEKMSISNVSVHRALHSLEDGMQCPLFSHVGRNLVPLETAHKLAKYASEVITLMTQGIDATRVLAGFDQKRIKIGTLYSLTLDTVPKLLMGLKLRRPELEVDLTMGSNSALLNQLEHQRLQAILISVTDSFIDHRLFEVLPLFDDDIFLAAPINSSIDGRHHVDLRTLSNESFVSLNEGFATYHGFQEAFKIAGFEPRIVTRVNDIFSMVNLVKAGVGYTLLPGRLTHAYKDVIKLIRLDLDYQMKQTIALIIARNQEQDPNLRALVAESRMYARQAQR, encoded by the coding sequence GTGATTAACGCAGAAATCACTTTTCGCAAATTGGAAATTTTTCTCTGTTACATGGAGCAAGAAACCATTGGGCGAACCGCTGAAAAAATGTCAATTAGCAATGTCAGCGTTCATCGAGCGCTACATTCATTAGAAGATGGGATGCAATGCCCGCTATTCTCTCATGTAGGACGAAACTTAGTTCCACTTGAAACAGCTCACAAGCTGGCAAAATATGCCAGTGAAGTGATTACACTCATGACGCAGGGTATTGATGCGACCCGGGTTCTTGCCGGATTCGACCAAAAAAGAATTAAAATTGGCACACTCTATTCGCTGACCCTGGACACCGTTCCTAAATTACTCATGGGACTTAAATTACGTCGTCCCGAGCTGGAAGTTGACCTGACAATGGGCTCCAACAGTGCCTTACTGAATCAGCTTGAACATCAACGACTGCAAGCCATCTTGATTTCCGTTACAGATTCTTTTATCGATCACCGGTTATTTGAAGTTTTGCCTTTATTTGATGATGATATTTTCCTTGCAGCGCCTATCAATTCATCTATCGATGGACGCCATCATGTCGATTTAAGAACCTTAAGTAACGAATCTTTTGTTTCACTCAATGAAGGATTCGCGACCTACCACGGATTTCAAGAAGCCTTTAAAATTGCAGGATTCGAGCCGCGAATAGTCACCCGTGTCAACGATATTTTTTCAATGGTCAACCTGGTAAAAGCAGGTGTTGGATATACATTATTACCCGGACGACTCACTCACGCTTATAAGGATGTCATTAAACTCATCAGGCTTGACCTGGATTATCAAATGAAACAAACCATTGCACTGATCATTGCCCGTAATCAGGAACAAGACCCTAATTTGCGGGCATTAGTTGCCGAAAGCCGGATGTACGCTCGTCAGGCTCAACGCTGA